A stretch of Anolis sagrei isolate rAnoSag1 chromosome X, rAnoSag1.mat, whole genome shotgun sequence DNA encodes these proteins:
- the RCC1 gene encoding regulator of chromosome condensation has translation MPRKRVLEKDDVVSVKRTKVSHPTHQTEPGLLLTLGQGDLGQLGLGPNVMARKRPALVQLSEKIIQVEAGGVHTVCLTETGKIYTFGCNDEGALGRDTSEEGSESIPGLVDLKEKVVQVSAGDSHTAALTEDGRVFIWGAFRDENGVIGLLAPQKGEENLDTTKGSPLPVELQLDVPIVKIASGSHHLAVVSTAGNLYTCGCGDNGQLGRVPQVFTTRGGRRGLKLLLLPQIVAIKQRGCKTKGRIRDVFCGSYSTLAITQEGHVIGFGLSNYYQLGSQGIETYYSPKILTAFKNSNRSWVKFSAGQHHTVCLDSEGTVYSLGRADYGMLGLGQGCSEKTNPTAIPGIPKSSSVACGERVGFAVTEDGRAFAWGMGSNLQLGTGDEDDAWSPVQMSGQQLENRSVLSVSSGGQHTVLLVKDKQS, from the exons ATGCCGAGGAAACGGGTGCTGGAAAAAGATGATGTTGTCAGCGTGAAGCGGACTAAAG TCAGTCATCCAACACACCAAACGGAGCCTGGACTGCTGCTGACCTTGGGGCAGGGTGATCTTGGGCAGCTGGGCCTTGGCCCAAATGTGATGGCACGGAAGCGGCCTGCCCTGGTGCAACTCTCCGAGAAGATCATCCAGGTAGAAGCAGGAGGGGTCCACACAGTGTGCCTCACCGAGACAGGCAAG ATCTATACCTTTGGCTGCAATGATGAGGGTGCCTTGGGGAGGGACACTTCAGAGGAAGGGTCTGAATCCATTCCCGGGCTTGTCGACCTGAAGGAGAAGGTGGTGCAGGTGTCTGCTGGAGACAGCCACACAGCGGCCTTGACAGAGGATGGGCGTGTTTTCATCTGGGGCGCTTTCCGG GATGAAAATGGAGTCATTGGCTTACTGGCTCcccagaaaggggaagaaaatttGGATACCACAAAGGGCAGCCCTCTTCCTGTGGAGCTGCAGCTGGATGTACCTATAGTTAAAATTGCCTCAG gAAGCCATCATTTGGCAGTGGTGTCTACGGCAGGCAACCTTTACACCTGTGGCTGCGGAGACAATGGCCAACTCGGCCGAGTGCCCcaagttttcaccaccagagggGGACGAAGAGGATTGA agctGCTGCTGCTCCCACAAATCGTCGCTATCAAGCAGAGAGGCTGTAAGACCAAGGGGCGCATCCGGGACGTATTCTGTGGGTCTTACTCCACCCTTGCCATCACTCAAGAGGGGCATGTTATTGGATTTGGCCTCTCCAATTACTATCAGCTGG GTTCACAAGGGATTGAAACTTACTACTCGCCAAAGATTCTGACTGCATTCAAGAACTCCAACAGATCTTGGGTCAAGTTCTCAGCTGGTCAACATCACACTGTGTGCCTGGACTCAGAAG GAACTGTGTATAGTCTGGGCAGGGCAGACTATGGTATGTTAGGCCTTGGCCAGGGCTGTTCAGAGAAGACCAACCCCACGGCCATTCCTGGGATACCCAAGTCCTCTTCAGTTGCCTGTGGAGAAAGAGTTGGCTTTGCAGTCACAGAAGACG GTCGAGCTTTTGCCTGGGGCATGGGCTCTAACCTCCAGCTTGGCACAGGCGACGAAGATGATGCTTGGAGCCCTGTTCAGATGTCTGGGCAACAACTGGAGAATCGCAGTGTCCTCTCTGTGTCCAGTGGAGGGCAGCACACTGTCTTACTGGTCAAGGACAAGCAGAGTTGA